In one Lolium rigidum isolate FL_2022 chromosome 3, APGP_CSIRO_Lrig_0.1, whole genome shotgun sequence genomic region, the following are encoded:
- the LOC124699798 gene encoding glycine-rich cell wall structural protein 2-like has protein sequence MAGTKHVALAFILLLSIGLANAARVPRLLIAAGSGQGGGEGGATVNGAGSGSGGGAGAGNTDSTGSHANAVGGGGGSAGSQQGGSGYGSGSGSASGFAEAYDSISIGTDGPTSGGGHGSGGGGGQAGGSDGSYGQGAGFGSGNGNAFSRTYEGGSQWKNVRAGGNGVGNGGGQNGGSGGGEGGGGGYADIP, from the coding sequence ATGGCAGGCACCAAACATGTAGCCCTTGCGTTCATTCTCCTCCTAAGCATAGGATTAGCCAACGCTGCAAGGGTGCCAAGACTCCTTATTGCTGCCGGATCCGGCCAGGGAGGGGGTGAGGGTGGCGCGACGGTGAACGGTGCCGGCTCAGGCtctggcggcggcgccggagccggcAATACCGATTCTACTGGTTCCCACGCAAATGCcgtaggcggaggcggcggtagtGCAGGTAGCCAACAAGGTGGGTCCGGATATGGTAGTGGATCTGGCTCGGCCTCCGGTTTTGCTGAGGCTTACGATTCCATTTCCATTGGTACCGATGGACCCACAAGCGGGGGTGGCCATgggagcggcggaggaggaggccaagcgggTGGTTCTGACGGATCATATGGTCAAGGAGCTGGATTTGGCAGTGGCAATGGTAATGCCTTCTCTAGAACATATGAGGGAGGGTCCCAATGGAAGAATGTAAGAGCCGGTGGTAACGGTGTTGGCAATGGGGGTGGTCAAAATGGTGGAAGTGGCGGAGGCGAGGGTGGTGGTGGAGGGTACGCCGATATACCATGA